One segment of Rosa chinensis cultivar Old Blush chromosome 6, RchiOBHm-V2, whole genome shotgun sequence DNA contains the following:
- the LOC112169317 gene encoding CDT1-like protein a, chloroplastic: MSSSETQEGSDLALKFKSKKPLTQTKPQSVEKDPILTAPTPEKTLQPAPPRARNRNFALSIGEIRRAAAKSVGEKKEQIGSARRQIAWPEENPKKARVGAPKKLPEKFEMLGEFFNCLDSSIRLLRSKGLKTSFRNICPAVEDLTDRRFTYSHLAQMKFILPEVIEIKKVLVLDERTSCLKPDLHVALNVQALENDGKSKSEGGGIVQLKKTLNLRRVFRDRLVQVSRSYPEDYEIPEETLPHPFNCGKQDIHRVKFSSSSSPGEVSTDVDTVEQPAVFKTCLQGDEIPDETHQTPSNQSMEDLNFNIIRTPSVPLPIKTSFEAPKNQQPEIASHLSLSFRRHFSQKAKHSESENIQDDPPKASLRASNLSVSESNLNTVCSVKEDDIAASSHGQVLNTVCSVMEDSIAASSHRQVLATPTKKIDPLEDDGLPGNNTAIQSAPGKLASTPAKLVSSPAKLMSITPAPHPPKRCFMSPEDSSLNKLVRRPPRTRSLKFDTPVKSRNAEDEVLDTDEASMDKDILDILPRDLLQSLRDKERKATEERNPAISQAKRRQKMIANLPKLFNMIHFLVQSMNRSFITKQELVHKIIWNHCDMIDRKDVEEQLNLLLELVPDWISEKKLGGDLLFNINKRSCPEAIRSRLEEAN, from the exons ATGAGTTCCTCAGAGACCCAAGAAGGTTCAGATCTGGCTCTGAAATTCAAATCGAAGAAACCCTTAACCCAAACGAAGCCCCAATCGGTGGAGAAAGACCCGATTTTGACCGCGCCGACGCCGGAGAAGACCCTGCAGCCGGCGCCGCCTCGAGCCCGGAACCGGAACTTCGCGCTATCCATCGGAGAAATCAGGAGAGCCGCGGCGAAAAGCGTCGGCGAGAAGAAGGAGCAGATCGGATCTGCCAGACGGCAAATCGCTTGGCCGGAGGAGAATCCGAAGAAGGCCCGTGTGGGGGCCCCGAAAAAGCTACCGGAGAA GTTTGAAATGTTGGGTGAGTTTTTCAATTGCTTGGATAGTTCGATTCGGTTGTTGAGGTCTAAGGGATTGAAGACGAGCTTCAGGAACATCTGCCCGGCGGTTGAGGATTTGACTGATAG gaggtTTACATATAGTCACTTGGCTCAGATGAAGTTTATTTTGCCTGAGGTGATTGAGATAAAGAAAGTGCTTGTGTTGGATGAGCGAACCAGTTGTTTGAAACCGGATCTTCATGTTGCCTTGAATGTTCAAGCATTAGAGAACGATGGCAAGTCGAAATCTGAAGGTGGGGGGATTGTGCAGTTGAAGAAGACACTGAATTTGAGAAGGGTGTTCCGTGATCGGCTTGTGCAGGTTTCCAGATCCTATCCTGAG GATTATGAAATTCCGGAAGAAACTCTGCCCCATCCATTCAACTGTGGCAAGCAAGATATACATAGGGTCAAGTTTTCCTCCTCATCCTCTCCTGGGGAGGTGTCAACCGATGTAGACACAGTTGAGCAACCAGCAGTTTTTAAGACCTGCCTTCAGGGTGATGAAATTCCAGATGAAACACATCAAACGCCATCTAATCAATCAATGGAGGATTTGAATTTTAACATAATCAGAACTCCCAGTGTTCCATTGCCTATTAAGACATCATTTGAAGCACCTAAAAATCAGCAACCAGAAATAGCATCTCATCTTTCGCTATCTTTTCGAAGGCACTTTTCTCAGAAAGCTAAACACAGTGAGTCAGAGAACATACAGGATGATCCACCGAAGGCATCCCTCCGAGCTTCAAATCTTTCAGTTTCAGAGTCAAATCTCAATACAGTTTGCTCCGTTAAGGAAGATGATATTGCTGCTTCTTCACATGGTCAAGTGCTCAATACAGTTTGCTCTGTTATGGAAGATAGTATTGCTGCTTCTTCCCATCGTCAAGTGCTTGCAACCCCAACCAAAAAGATAGACCCTTTAGAGGATGATGGTTTGCCTGGAAATAATACTGCCATTCAGTCTGCTCCAGGAAAGCTTGCTTCAACTCCAGCAAAGCTTGTTTCCTCTCCAGCAAAGTTGATGTCCATCACACCTGCACCGCACCCACCAAAGCGATGTTTTATGAGCCCAGAGGATAGCTCACTGAACAAGTTGGTCAGGCGTCCTCCACGCACCAGGTCGTTGAAATTTGACACTCCTGTGAAGAGTAGAAATGCTGAAGATGAAGTTCTTGATACGGATGAGGCATCAATGGATAAAGACATTCTTGATATTCTTCCGAGGGATCTTTTGCAATCG CTTAGAGATAAGGAGAGGAAGGCAACAGAGGAGAGAAATCCAGCCATCTCACAAGCTAAGAGGCGGCAGAAAATGATTGCCAACCTGCCGAAACTCTTTAACATGATTCATTTCCTAGTTCAGTCAATGAACCGTTCTTTTATCACCAAACAGGAGCTTGTACACAAGATAATTTGGAACCATTGTGACATGATTGACAGAA AGGATGTTGAAGAGCAACTGAATTTACTGCTAGAATTGGTTCCAGACTGGATTTCTGAAAAGAAACTTGGAGGAGATTTGCTTTTCAA CATTAATAAAAGATCATGTCCTGAGGCAATACGTTCCCGTCTTGAAGAAGCAAACTGA